DNA sequence from the Pseudochaenichthys georgianus chromosome 8, fPseGeo1.2, whole genome shotgun sequence genome:
tgtgtgtgtgtgtgtgtgtgtgtgtgtgtgcaatcgATAGGTCGAAATTCATTTCTCAATGCAAGTTAGGGAAATGCAATTGTTAAGAATGTACCCTTGAGTGAGTGAACTTGAATGCTTGACTGTAATAATTGTATGCTTTTTTAATACTTGACGTTTGCGCTGTGCAACTGTATTACCAAGGAAAACTGAAATGAACAACACAGCTCGGGACATTCCCCTTTGTAATTAGATGTGCTGTACTCTTAGGAGCTGTTTTTAAATATAGGCATGTTGACGTCATTATAATTCCACTACGAAAATGTTTCTGATAATAAGAATTATTGGTAAAACACACCCACCCTTCCCACCCAGTCCAGTCATACACCCTAtctgttttatttaaatattatgaaATACATTGAGCTTCTGTTCCTTCTGTGTCCAGGGCAATGAAGGACGTGTTTATGAGTTCATCGTCCGGCACTTCCTGGCTTGTGTATCCCAGGATGCTTTGGGGCATGAGACCGTGGTGGACATCACCATCGCTCAGGAGACCTTCTCCACCTCGGGACTCATGATCATCGCCAGGAACTACCTGGACGTTTACCCCTATGACAGGTGGAGTGCCaaggtattgtgtgtgtgtgtgtgtgtgtgtgtgtgtgtgtgtgtgtgtgtgtgtgtgtgtgtgtgtgtgtgtgtgtgtgtgtgtgtgtgtgtgtgtgtgtgtgtgtgtgtgtgtgtgtgtgtgtgtgtgtgtgtgtgtgtgtgggtgtgtgtgtgtgtgtgtgtgtgtgtgtgtgtgtgtgtgtgtgtgtgtgtgtgtgtgtgtgtgtgtgtgtgtgtgtgtgtgtgtgtgtgtgtgtgtgtgtgtgtatatcctGTAAACCTGTTTGGTGTATGCCAGGTGATTCCAGTGTATGAGCAGGGCTCTCAGTTCCAGCCCTCTGCGATCGAGTTGGTGGACGGACAGACGAGTCCTCCTCAGCTGCTCACTGAGGCCGACCTCATATCCCTGATGGAGAAACACGGCATCggtacacacacgcacgcacgcacacacacacacacacacacacacacacacacacacgcacactgacATGAGACTGTAATGTGTGTGGTTCCAAACACTCACTAAATATGAATTAGTCCAGCAAAAAGTGATAATTTGTGCACACAACATACGGTAAACTCTGCACATTCCTGTTCTCTGTAACTAACTGTGTCAACTTGTGTATTTCAGGCACTGATGCAACTCATGCAGATCACATCGAGACGATAAAGAGTCGCATGTATGTCGGTCTGACAGCTGATCTGAGGTTTCTgcctggagacacacacacacacacacacacacacacagagaaacacacacacacacacacacagagaaacacacacacacagagacacacacatatatggatgTCGTCGATATTTTGTGACGTCATTCCCACCTAAAAAAGAAAGAGAATCCTCAAATGAAATTCTCAATTGAGTTGATTTATGAGATGAAAGAGTTCAGATTTGTGAAGAATTAACTTTTTGTAGTGAGTTCTTTAATGCGAGGCCAGCGAACTTGACGGCAGTGAAGAAGTTATTTTTTAAACAAAGATGGATTGAAGCTTTTTGACTTTTTAACTTTGACTTTGTGTGTGTTAAGGTTACAACTCCATGGGCTATGAGATGTCCAAACCTAACCTGCGTGCTGAGCTGGAGGCCGACCTGAAGCTGGTGTCAGAGGGACGGAAAGACAAACGCAGCGTCCTGCAGAACCACATCCAGAAATACAAAACCGTCTTCATCGAGTCCTTCAGGAAGGCCAAGAAGTCCGTGACGATTTACTTTGGATTAGATCTGTGTCTTTCAGATCCTGTCATATTTGGTTAGTTACATCTATGCCTTTACCTCAGGTTAGATGAAGCCCTGGCGCCATATCTGGGTGCCGCTCAGGTGATCTCTGAAGAAGAGCAGCAGGACATGGAGATCCCGCTGACCGTCAGGAAGTGTCCTCAGTGCAGTCGGGACATGGTGctgaagaggaagagggaggggaaCAGGTGAAGACTCGGAGACACACGGGGAGAGCAGgaactttgatggcaaacactgatggtttatttggagcttcggccggagaattcacaagacatgagTTGTGCCACGAGGTGACTCAGTAgatgccaaaccaattctgaagatctcttccccagacccatgtatttagctagttctgagagaataatcaacattgtgcataacaagatagaaccataacacctctatcagctgacgccaacaggcaggaacagggagactaACACTGTTACAGCAGCCCAAAGTTACAGGCATGTGCTCAGTGAGGGCGGTACGCACTGGGTCAGAGTTATGGGCCtaggaaaatatttccccaacattaACAAAACATTTCACACATCTAACGAGATGAGAAAGAAACCTAAAGCTAAAACGCTGACTCATTTCCAGgtttaggatttagcagccgggtatatattgcacagttattaacggcatatatatatatatatatatatatattgcacatagatGACATTAGGTAATAATGCTCTTAATTCCCGCTCTTTATCTCGTTCTGCCCCCTGCAGTAAGTACCTGTCCTGCACGGGGTACCCGGACTGTAAGACGGCGGTCTGGTTCCCCGACTCGGTGCTggagctcagcagagacgaCAGCGTCTGTCCCACCTGTCGACCGCACCCTGTTCACATGTAAATATATCATttattatacacacatacatatttaCTATATTCTACTAATTGAATTATTTCCTGcactttatttagttatttcatGTATGTATGAATGCTTCGTGTCTTTGTTGTATGTTGTTGATTCTGAATGTTTTGATGACACCTTAAAAGTTCTAATTGTAAAATGACAATAGATGCTTCTAATCTAAGTACTCTAGTAGCCTGTTTTTAAAAATCAGTTTTCCAGAGTTCATTCTGGAGATCCATTTTCTGAGGATTATCGAAATCtgagtgtgggagagaaactaacTCTGGAGGAAACTTACTGTAGCATCTTCAGAtcctttacatgcacacaatcctatataacacactgcaGGGAAGGCCTatgatagggcctctttaaataatGTATAGGAGGAATTTAAATCTGCATTTAAAACCAGTGCATCTATGGCCCCGTCCACGAGACGAAAACAAACCAaggtcgatatcaaaaaagtcttccgtccacacggaatcggcacaagaaacgtgtccgtccaaacgaaaccgctcgacccgctggagacgctgtagtacatatggcgggcctgtaagtggcgctgtacttctgccacaaaatacatcaaaagcagcgaagaagacccccgagcatggttgccatggttgcccttctggttattctccgcggtggatttagcaacatgtaggtcatgtagttctccatgtccacttgaggctgatggttgtggtagaggagctgtagattttgcactaacatctgtagcatggtcagtagcgtctggagcacaaacgcaaccctgtgatccgccattgttgttgttgttgttgttggcgaaacacatcagcaatgaAGCGGGggatgagcaggagaggtggggagaggcgtgGCTATGATCgtttagggcgtacacacggtgCCGCAAGCGTTACGTTACCAGACCTTCCCACTTTGGGATGCGTTATCGTTCGAGTGCtccgtttccgcggttccgttacggcctcgtgtggacgaaccCTCCATACGATAAAGAACTATAGCGGATAACACCtgtttcgtctccgtgtggacgaGGCCTAAATGTCTTGGTCTTAAGTAGTTGAGCCTGACTGATTTGCACAACAATGCTTGTAATGGCAATTTTGATATTTCAATGTCCTATTTGCCATTATTTCACAGTTGAGGTGTAGAGTGGTCTTACGCAGACACATGACGGATACATTTTCCAGTTGTTGGATGCAGTTTAGTTTGTGGTTTATTGAAGATCTGTACAATACCAATGTTGTGGTGAGTTCATGAATgagtgctgctcttcctctcCCGGTTTCCCTTTGACCCTTTTTAAACCCGccaccaagtgttcaaaaataatatggcaagataaatataaacaaaataaactgaaatgccaacaatacaaataaatggctCCTTCAAAGCACATTTGTCTTCTCCTAGTTGTCATGATAACCTGATGCAGGCATAATTCAGTTATAATTACTTTGTTTAACTTCCTCTCAACACCTCACACACCCACAGTAACATCCTATTCAACATTAACATtaattaagtgtgtgtgtgtgtgtgtgtgtgtgtgtgtgtgtgtgtgtgtgtgtgtgtgtgtgtgtgtgtgtgtgtgtgtgtgtgtgtgtgtgtgtgtgtgtgtgtgtgtgtgtgtgtgtgtgtgtgtgtgtgtgtgtgtgtgtgtgtgtgtgtgtgtgtgtgtgtgtgtgtgtgtgtgtgtgtgtgtgtgtgtgtgtgtgtgttgttccctgttcacacacaacaacacacactccTTCCGTGGCTTCCACAGTGCAAAAAGAAACTTgtaaaatgtcttgtttttcttgtttaCACCAGTGGGCATTCACCCTGAGCATGTGTTCGGCTCAGTCCAAATATAGGGCAGTGCTCCACACCAGCATCTGTTTCCACGGCAACCGATCTGGTACAGAGCTCAAAGTTGAACTACAGCTCTATCTCTTAAATAGAAATAAATAATATcgatgttctttttttttttaatctgtgtTAGATAACCGCCTCAACGGTTGCCACGGCAACCCGGTGTGTGtgtaagtacacacacacattttgaaaAGCAGCTTTCAAACACTTGTTGAGGCACAGTGAGaactcagtgtgtgtgtaaatatgcTGTTGCTCAAAAAAGGGTGATTTAGGGTCAGCCTGTACCTGAATGGGATGGATTATGATCAAACCACAAATCAATTCAAAACACATTTCAACTATTGAATTTAACTAAATACTCCACCCTGTTTGTTCACATGTATTCAGGGTCTTTTGCACCTTTATTTAAATGCTGTCCAGTTCACTTTGTGTcaaacatttcttttttgtgATGGGGGCGGGTTTAGTGTTAGTTTTCTTTGTGTGGAgcaggtgggagaagtactcagatctcgtaactaagtaaaagtataaatacCAGAAGTTCattcaaaagtattagcatcaaaatatacttaaagtaccaaaagtaaaagtagtcattgtgcagattggtccatttcagaataatatatatgatatgttttataatgattgatcatttttatttttatttaacctttatttaaccagataaaagcattgagatagaatctcatttgcaatgctgacctggccaagaaggcagcaacattacacataacacaaacatataaaatacagagaacataactaagaaaacaaaagacaaaaaagctGTCACTACATTttgcacattaggacagtaagaaaggtgcacgacttattactgcaagagcagctggtggtaaggacttcagacaacttcaatctaaaacatactattgagacaagtgccctcagtttgaggcgtgattgaaggtcattccaagaccaaggaccataataaaaaagattccttttcccagcctcagtccgcacggcaggaacctggacccgtatccaggcactggatctgaggttgtgagagtcacaaactggagcaaatctggcacatatgtacagtggaagctttcctaaaatggctttatacattaataaaaaccaatgctgcatcctacgcatactaagtgaggaccatccagttaggctatacagtttgcaatgatgagtcctatagggtgcatttgatatataacgcagtgcagcatggtagagtgggtcaagtttggccaaaacagtgggacaggcaaatctataaatggtatcaccatagtccagctgggacaggaataagccagagaccaaccttttacgggatgaagttgaaaaacaacatttaagtctgtaaaggaagccaagagtgaatttcaatttcttagttagaacttcaatatggtgtttgaagttgagattactgtccaaccaaaagcccagatatttgtaggtatCGACAAACTCAAGAGTCATCAAGGGTGTCAATGGAGAGTCAAGAGGACACTGACTTGGGAGCAAAACgcattgctttggttttcttactgttcaaaagcagtttggaatcaagaagtgcatgctgcagcgtgataaaatcagattttaaattggaaacggccatatccagagaaggagcacatgaatatacaatagtgtcatcagcatacatatgataggtagaaaattgcatctgataacaaatattgtttacatataataaaaagaacaaaggccccaaaatagagccctgtggaactcccttcttcaaggtgacagggtcagagacagtactacccaaccattaaagtgttctcaaagctggtgaaggtgcagctagtttgaatgactttgtatactgcaggggtagcttgtgaatttactgctggtggaactaaagtctgatttaacacttgattatatttcacatcaatcaatgtagtggagtaacagTACAAaccatctgagccggcccggctaaagtaacggatggcctacctgcttgTCAGcgttccatctgggcacaaacagatctcgtgccctcattggtcatgtgcgcgttcgtgtgtgttggaggaggggctctgtgaggaaatcTGAAGGaaagggcagatttttttcggctgcgtactttcaaattctagcgcactcgagctggtttctccattcttacctaccccacctttatgtacagtacttgagtaaatgtacttagttactttacacctctgGTGCGGTGGCATGCCTATCAAAAAGTGATACAAGTTTGGTTGATAGGATGATTTAATTTGGTCTCACTATCAGATTTGATTACTTAGAGTAATGCATCTATTACACAAATCTTTTTTTGAGGGGCAGCTCAGCCAAATAGTGCATCTGCTGTTGCTAGGGGACTTTAGGTCGGACTTGCTTGCTCTCATTTATGTGTGGTATTTATCCATGATACAAGTGTACGTAATATACAGAATACATGACAAGCCAGTATCAGTGTTAAGTATTAGTAGTTTCAAGTAGCTTAATCTACCTGGAGTTGTCAGAGGTTTATTTGGATAGCATCTGGATTTCTTCTCACTATTAACAAACCATTACAGTAATATCTGGTGGGTTTGAATCCAGCGCAGAACAGTTCATtagttttttaatgtttttggcTCAGCTCCATCACACTGAAGTCAATTATTTCTAATGTTTGTCTCCTTTGTGTCATTTTCCAGGTTGCAGTTCAAGTTCCGCAGAGGCAGCCTCCCTCCCATGATGCCTTTAGAGTTCGTCGGCTGCATCGGAGGGTGTGACGAGATGCTCAGGGAGGTGCTGGACCTGAAGTAcctcagaggaggaggaggaggaggaggacaaggACAAGGTAatggtggaggaagaggaggagatactgtttttgtttgtgtgttttgtttttgtttttaattattatgtgtTAAATGCctatgtgaagcactttgaactgccacTGTGTCTTAaaatgtgctatacaaataaactaaccttgaggaggacgaggacgaggacgagggcatggtggaggaagaggaggaggaggaagaggaggagatgatccCCGTCCTCCAGCTCCATGGCCCCCGAGACCAGACCCACCCAGAGCCCCAGTTTCAACCCCTCGTATCCCCCTCCCCCCCGTCCCCGCCTGGACCCCGCAACCCGGACCCCCGTCGGGAGTTAGCGACGCCATCGTGTGTAACTGCGGTCAGGACGCCGTGCAGCTGACGGTGCGCAAAGACGGACCCAACCAAGGCCGTCAGTTCTACAAGTGCAACGCCGGCACCTGCAACTTCTTCCTGTGGGCGGACGAGCCGGGCCAGCAGGGGGTCCCGGTGCCGACTCCTCAGCCACCAAGACCCTCCCTGGGCAGAGGGCAGGACGGGGGAGTGGGGGGACAGACGATGTGTAACTGTAATGAGGAGGCGGTGAAGCGCACGGTGCAGAAAGACGGACCCAACAAAGGACGCATGTTCCACACCTGCGGGAAACCCAGAGAGCAGAGCTGCAGCTTCTTCCTGTGGGCGGACGAGAACGAACCTCCACCAGGTgaggctctcacacacacacacacacacacacacacacacacacacacacacacacacacacacacacacacacacacacacacacacacacacacacacacacactttatctgCATATTGAAGTAGGAATGCTTGTTGTTTGTATGTTGTCTTCTCCTGAATGTTGTAcgtctcttgtttgtttttgtattgtgaAAGAGAGCGGGGACTTTTCCACCTGACTGTTTACTTTCTCTTGCATTACAAGCAGACTcatattaaagaaaataaacactCATTAACTTGTTCTAACACGTGATACATGACTGACGGTAAGTCATGTGCTTTCAGTTTGATTCGAAGTGAAACAAGACACTATGATCCGCCTCATCTGTACTTTGTGTTCTGCGCTTGTCAGAATGCTGACCATAGCTGTATAAAGAGAACTGGGTATAGGGTTCAAGACGGGGCTCCGGTTGTCACCGTGAAGATGCTCAGTGGCACATGAAGCTCTCAAGAAGTGCAGAGTATTATCTTGCGAACTTAGTGGCGCCATAGAGCAAGTGCGCTCCAAATCGCTCAGCTAGATTGTTAACTACTAATTCTGAGTGTGTTAAATATAGATCACAGACACAGCTTTGTTGCATAAATACACATAGTGGCATTTCAAACCACAACATTACAGTTTACCTCGGGGGACTTCCATCATTACATGTTTGGTTTCTGTCTGGGTCACTACTCAAATCATTACACTTCACCATTTACTTCAGTAtactttctctttctcacgTTACAGACGGTAAGTGCATTTCGTTTCATTTCTCAcagttacactgaacaaaaatataaacgcaacacttttgtttttgctcccatttttcatgagatgaactcaaagatctaaaacattttctataaacacaaaataaccatttctctcatattgttcacaaatctgaaaacatctgtgatagtgagcacttctcctttgcgagataatccatcccacctcacaggtgtggcatatcaagatgctgattagacagcatgattattgcacaggtgtgccttaggctggccacaataaaaggccactctgaaacgttcagttttatcacacagcacgaTGCCACAGAtctcgcaagttttgagggagcgtgcaattggcatgctgacagcaggaatgtccaccagagctgttgcccgtgaattgaatgttcatttctctccacaagccgtctccaaaggcgtttcagagaacttggcagtacatccaaccggcctcacaaccgcagccCACGTGTAaccacctccacatccagcatgttcacctccgagatcgcagcagctgtccgagtggctggtctcagacgatcttttagatctttgagttcatctcatgaaagcaaaaacaaaagtgttgcatttatatttttgttcagtttaAATGTCAGACTGTATTAATCTGGCTGTCAAATCATGTGcacgctttgtgtgtgtgtgagcgagagagagagagagagagagagagagagagagagagagagagagagagagagagagagagagagagagagagagagagagagagagagagagagagagagagagagagagagagagagagagagagagagagagagagagagagagagagagagagagagagagagagagaaaaagcttTCACCACTCACAAACACTGAGACCTTGAGGCGTCCACTTGAGTAGAGAAATGTGACGTTGTGTTTCACCTCTGTGACAGTGTCgttcggaggaggaggaggaggaggaggatttaACGGAGGTGATGTTgggggagaaggagggaggaAAGGGAGGAAGACCTCAGCTAAAGATGCTACAAAACCTCCAGCTGCGAAGAAACCCCGAACCTGTGGGATCTGCCACATGCCGGGACACACCCGCACCACCTGTCCCCAGCGGTGACCCCCCTGCAGAGAGACACTTTGCGGAGGCAGGTTTTCACATATGCAACAACAAGCACCTCTTTAATGGACACGGagctcttcttcttctgtggtttcCCCCAAAAAGAGACTCCAAATGGTCCAGACGAACAGAGGAGTACGTTTAGACGTTTTCTAAAGCCTGCTGGTGCTCAGTTTCCTGAATGTCCCTCGAGAGTTAATTTGAAATGTGCTCAGCTgactcaaaatgaacacatcgTCTTTTGTTTTATGTGTATTCACAGTCCTGATGAGTTTCACGAAGGAAATACATGTGTTTTTAAGAATTTGCACACAGTTTCTTAATAATTAACGGTATTAATATGTTTACTTTTGATCATTGTCTCTTCCAGcagtttaaaatgtgttgattCTTCAAGGTGGAAGAACAGCAGaaggtgtttttattttgtaaatataATGAGTGCAAAAGACTCTGTAGCTCTGAGGCGTCGTCAGTACCAAaggttttattttaatattgatGAATGctaataaatatactaaatccTTCCTTGGTTATTTTCTATCTTTCCTGTCGAGGCTCTGGTTTGGTTTTTCCTTTGTTCCACTGGTTTGAGTCTTCAACTTTGACCCAGCTACATTTTAGAAATGAAACTGAAATGTGTTTCTTGCTACTGAACATAATAAACACAACACATGACATAACTGATAAAAGAGTTTCAGATTCTGCAAAACGCGTTCATGTTTC
Encoded proteins:
- the top3a gene encoding LOW QUALITY PROTEIN: DNA topoisomerase 3-alpha (The sequence of the model RefSeq protein was modified relative to this genomic sequence to represent the inferred CDS: substituted 2 bases at 2 genomic stop codons), with the translated sequence MLALLGRSLLRPGLQQRLGVIRRCFRAAQSDRCLADIPPPPPPPPPPQQADMNRGQGQVRGQIRRVLCVAEKNDAAKCIAAIMSDGNARRREGMSKFNKIYEYEYNLFGQNVTVTMTSVSGHLLGLEFQAQYQKWYSCSPVLLFDAEVEKYCPDNMILIKQTLEKEARQCQALVIWTDCDREGENIGFEIIDVCKAVKPNMQVLRAKFSEITPNSIRRACETLIEPDTNVSDAVDVRQELDLRIGASFTRFQTMRLQKIFPHSLANQLISYGSCQFPTLGFVVERFKAIQAFIPETFYKIKVLHDVEDESVEFSWKRNRLFHHTACLVLYQICMEDPIATVSSVTSKPKSKWRPLPLDTVEMEKLASRKLKISAKETMKIAEKLYTQGYISYPRTETNIFPENLALGPLVEQQTHSQAWGVFAQRVMEQPGGPNPRQGKKSDQAHPPIHPTKFANSLQGNEGRVYEFIVRHFLACVSQDALGHETVVDITIAQETFSTSGLMIIARNYLDVYPYDRWSAKVIPVYEQGSQFQPSAIELVDGQTSPPQLLTEADLISLMEKHGIGTDATHADHIETIKSRMYVGLTADLRFLPGELXLCVCXGYNSMGYEMSKPNLRAELEADLKLVSEGRKDKRSVLQNHIQKYKTVFIESFRKAKKLDEALAPYLGAAQVISEEEQQDMEIPLTVRKCPQCSRDMVLKRKREGNSKYLSCTGYPDCKTAVWFPDSVLELSRDDSVCPTCRPHPVHMLQFKFRRGSLPPMMPLEFVGCIGGCDEMLREVLDLKYLRGGGGGGGQGQGGRGRGRGHGGGRGGGGRGGDDPRPPAPWPPRPDPPRAPVSTPRIPLPPVPAWTPQPGPPSGVSDAIVCNCGQDAVQLTVRKDGPNQGRQFYKCNAGTCNFFLWADEPGQQGVPVPTPQPPRPSLGRGQDGGVGGQTMCNCNEEAVKRTVQKDGPNKGRMFHTCGKPREQSCSFFLWADENEPPPVSFGGGGGGGGFNGGDVGGEGGRKGRKTSAKDATKPPAAKKPRTCGICHMPGHTRTTCPQR